The Klebsiella quasivariicola region CGGCGTCACGCTGATTGTTCAGCTCGCCAGCCTCAGCGGCGGACGCATGCTGCGCCTGACCGGGGCAGGCATTGTCGAAGAGCGAATGATCGCCCCGCAGCTGCCGGACTGCATCATCGACGAATTAACCGAACGCCCGCACCCGTTTCCGCTGGGCATCGACCTGATCCTCACCTGCGGCGAGCGCCTGCTGGCGATCCCGCGCACCACCCACGTGGAGGTGTGCTAAATGTACGTAGCCGTCAAGGGCGGTGAGAAGGCGATCCTCGCCGCTCACGCCTTACAGGAACAGAAGCGGCGGGGCGATGGACGGCTTCCCGAACTGAGCGTTGACCAGATAGGCGACCAGCTCAGCCTGGCGGTGGACCGGGTGATGACCGAGGGCGGTATCGCCGACCGCGAACTGGCGGCGCTGGCGCTCAAGCAGGCCAGCGGCGATAACGTCGAAGCGATCTTCCTGCTGCGCGCCTACCGTACCACTCTGGCGCGGCTGGCGGTCAGCGAACCGGTAAACACTGCGGAGATGCGCCTCGAACGCCGCATCTCCGCAGTGTACAAAGACATTCCCGGCGGCCAGCTGCTGGGCCCCACCTACGACTACACCCATCGCCTGCTCGATTTTACCCTGCTGGCCAACGGCGAAGCGCCGTCTGTGCAGCAAGCCGATGGCGAAGCGCAGCCCTCGCCGCACGTCTTCCATCTGCTGGCGCAGCAGGGGCTGGCAAAAGCGGAGCAGGACCACGGCACGCCGCCCGACGATATCACCCGCACCCCGCCGGTCTACCCCTGCTCGCGCTCCTCGCGTCTGCAGCAGCTGATGCGCGGCGATGAAGGCTACCTGCTGGCGCTGGCCTACTCGACCCAGCGCGGCTATGGCCGCAACCATCCGTTTGCCGGCGAGATCCGCAGCGGTTATGTGCAGGTGGAAATCGTCCCGGAAGAGCTGGGCTTTAGCGTCAATATTGGCGAGCTGCTGCTGACCGAATGCGAGATGGTCAACGGCTTCGTCGCCCCGCAGGCGGAGCCGCCGCACTTCACCCGCGGTTACGGTCTGACCTTCGGCATGAGCGAGCGCAAAGCGATGGCGATGGCTCTCATCGACCGCGCCCTGCAGGCGCCGGACTATGGTGAAGAGATTGCCGGCCCGGCCCAGGACGAAGAGTTCGTGCTGGCCCACGCCGATAACGTTGAAGCCGCCGGTTTCGTCTCGCATCTGAAGCTACCGCACTATGTCGATTTCCAGGCCGAACTGGCGCTGCTGAAACGCCTGCAACGGGAGAACGAACGTGGCTAACCCACTGACTGGCTATAACTTTGCTTATCTCGACGAGCAAACCAAGCGCATGATCCGCCGGGCGATCCTCAAAGCGGTGGCGATTCCCGGCTATCAGGTGCCGTTTGGCGGCCGCGAAATGCCGATGCCCTACGGCTGGGGCACCGGCGGCATCCAGTTGACCGCCAGCGTCATCGGCGAGAACGACGTGCTAAAGGTGATTGACCAGGGCGCGGATGACACCACCAACGCGGTGTCGATTCGTCAGTTCTTTAAGCGCGTCACCGGCGTCGCCACCACCGAACGCACCGAAGACGCCACCCTGATCCAGACCCGCCACCGCATCCCGGAGACGCCGCTGGCGGAGGATCAGATCCTGATCTATCAGGTGCCGATCCCGGAGCCGCTGCGCTTTATCGAGCCGCGCGAAACGGAAACCCGCACCATGCACGCCCTGGAAGAGTACGGCATCATGCAGGTGAAACTGTATGAAGATATCGCCCGCTTCGGCCATATCGCCACCACCTACGCCTACCCGGTGAAGGTCAATGGCCGCTACGTGATGGACCCTTCGCCGATCCCGAAATTCGATAACCCGAAAATGCACATGATGCCGGCGCTGCAGCTGTTCGGCGCCGGGCGCGAAAAGCGGATCTACGCGGTGCCGCCCTATACCCCGGTGGAGAGTCTCGATTTCGACGACCATCCCTTTACCGTGCAGGAGTGGGATGAGCCCTGCGCCATCTGCGGCTCGCGCCACAGCTACCTCGACGAAGTGGTGCTCGATGACAGCGGCCAGCGGATGTTTGTCTGCTCCGATACCGACTATTGCCGCCAGCAGAGCGAGGGGCAGAAAAAATGAACCAGCCATTACTTGCGGTGAATAACCTCACCCATCTCTACGCCCCGGACAAAGGTTTTCGCAATGTCTCCTTCGAACTGTGGCCGGGGGAAGTGCTCGGCATCGTCGGTGAGTCCGGCTCCGGTAAAACCACCCTGCTGAAGGCGATCTCCGCCCGCCTGACGCCGCAGCAGGGCGAGGTGCTGTACCAGCAGCGCTCGCTGTACGCCATGAGCGAAGCCGAACGCCGCCGCCTGCTGCGCACCGAATGGGGCGTGGTGCATCAGCACCCGATGGACGGCCTGCGTCGCCAGGTCTCCGCCGGGGGCAACATCGGCGAACGGCTGATGGCTACCGGCGCCCGCCACTACGGCAACATTCGCGCCACCGCCGAAAAGTGGCTGCAGGAGGTGGAGATCCCGCCCTCGCGCATCGACGACCTGCCGACCACCTTTTCCGGCGGCATGCAGCAGCGTCTGCAGATCGCCCGCAATCTGGTCACCCAGCCGAAGCTGGTGTTTATGGATGAACCCACCGGCGGGCTGGATGTGTCCGTGCAGGCGCGGCTGCTAGACCTGCTGCGCGGCCTGGCGGTGGAGCTGAATCTGGCGGTAGTGATTGTTACCCACGATCTCGGCGTCGCCCGCCTGCTGGCGAACCGTCTGCTGGTGATGAAGCAGGGCCAGGTGGTGGAGAGTGGCTTAACCGACCGGGTGCTCGACGATCCGCATCATCCTTACACCCAGCTGCTGGTGTCGTCGGTGTTGCAGAACTAACCCTCGGTGCCATTCCCGGCGGCGCTGCGCTTGGCCGGGCTACAAATTCTACAGGTGCGTTATTCGTAGGCCGGGTCAGCGAAGCGCCACCCGGCAACCCAACCCCGCGAGAGCTAACATGATACGCGTTGAAAACATCCATAAAACCTTTGTTCTGCACCAGCAGCACGGCGTGCGTCTGCCGGTGCTGGCCGACGCCTCGCTGACCGTTAACGCCGGGGAGTGCGTGGTCCTCCACGGCCATTCCGGCAGCGGAAAATCGACGCTGCTGCGTTCGCTGTACGCCAATTATCTGCCGGACAGCGGCCATATCCATATCCGCCACGGCGACGAATGGGTCGATCTGGTCACCGCCACGCCGCGCAAGGTGCTGGAAGTGCGTAAAACCACCATCGGCTGGGTCAGCCAGTTTCTGCGGGTGATCCCGCGCATTTCGGCGCTGGAGGTGGTGATGCAGCCGCTGCTCGACCTCGGGATGCCGCGTGAAGCGAGCGCCGCAAAAGCCGCCCAGCTCCTGACCCGCCTCAACGTTCCGGAACGCCTGTGGCACCTTGCGCCGTCGACCTTTTCCGGCGGCGAACAGCAGCGGGTCAACATCGCCCGCGGTTTTGCGGTCGACTATCCGATCCTGCTCCTTGATGAACCCACCGCCTCGCTGGATGCCAAAAACAGTGCTGCCGTGGTCAACCTGATCCACGATGCCAAAGCGCGCGGCGCGGCCATCGTGGGGATTTTCCATGACGAAGGGGTGCGCCGTCAGGTCGCCGACCGACTGCACTCCATGGGAATGACAGCATGATTATCAATAACGTAAAACTGGTTCTCGACGACGACGTGGTCCACGGTTCACTGGAAGTCCAGCACGGTCGCATTCTCGCCTTCGCGGAAAGCCAGAGCCGGCTGCCGCAGGCGCTGGATGGGGAAGGCGGCTGGCTGCTGCCAGGCCTTATCGAACTGCATACCGATAACCTCGACAAGTTCTTTACCCCGCGACCGAAGGTGGACTGGCCGGCCCACTCGGCGATGAGCAGCCATGACGCCATGATGGTCGCCAGCGGTATCACCACCGTGCTCGACGCCGTGGCGATTGGCGACGTGCGCGATGGCGGCGATCGTCTTGAGAATCTGGAGAAGATGGTCAATGCGGTGGAAGAGACGCAAAAGCGCGGCCTTAACCGCGCCGAGCACCGCCTGCACCTGCGCTGCGAACTGCCGCATCACACCACGCTGCCGCTGTTCGAAAAGCTCATCGAGCGTGAGTCGGTGAGCATGGTCTCTCTGATGGACCACTCGCCGGGCCAGCGTCAGTACGCCGATCGCAGTAAGTATCGCGACTACTATCAGGGAAAATACCATCTGACGAATGACGAGATGGACCGTTTTGAAGCCGAGCAGATGGCCCTGGCCGCCACCTGGTCACAGCCCAATCGCCAGACCATCGCCGCCATGTGCCGCGCCCGCCGTATCGCCCTCGCCAGCCACGACGACGCCACCGAGGCCCATGTGGCCGAATCCCACCAGCTGGGGAGCGTCATCGCCGAGTTTCCCACCACGCTGGCCGCGGCGCAGGCTTCACGTCAGCATGGGATGCACGTCCTGATGGGTGCGCCCAATATCGTGCGCGGCGGTTCCCACTCCGGCAACGTCGCCGCCCACCAGCTGGCGAGCCACGGTTTGCTGGACATCCTCTCCTCTGACTATTACCCCGCCAGCCTGCTGGATGCGGCGTTCCGCATCGCCGACGCCGAGGATAACGCCTTCACCCTGGCGCAGGCGATCCGCCTGGTCAGTCAGCATCCGGCGCAGGCGCTGGGCCTTGACGATCGCGGCGTCATCGCCGAGGGGAAACGCGCCGACCTGGTGCTGGCGCACCGTCGCGGCGAGCATATCCACATCGACCATGTCTGGCGCCAGGGAAAGAGGGTCTTTTAATGCCAGGAAAACTGATTTGGCTGGTGGGCCCTTCCGGCTCCGGTAAAGACAGCCTGCTGGCGGCGCTGCGCCAGCGCGAGCACCCGCAACTGCTGGTGGCGCATCGTTACATTACCCGCCCGTTTAACGCGGGCAGCGAGAATCATATCGCCCTCAGCGAACATGAATTCTTTACCCGCGCCGAGCAGCATCTTTTTGCTCTCAGCTGGCACGCCAACAATACTTACTATGGCATTGGCGTGGAGATCGACCTGTGGCTACACGCTGGCTTTGACGTGGTGGTCAACGGCTCCCGCGCCCACCTGGCGCTGGCCCGGGAACGCTACGGCGAGGTGCTGGTGCCGATCTGTCTCGCCGTCTCGCCGCCGGTGCTCCGCCAGCGGCTGGAGCAGCGCGGCCGGGAAAACGCACTGGAAATCGCCCAGCGTCTGGATCGCGCCGCGCGCTATAAGCCGGACAATTGCCTGACGTTGAATAATGACGGGAGTCTTCGACAATCGGTTGACGATTTCTTCCGCCTGCTGCGCAGCCACGTGGCACGCGTAGAGGATCAGCCGGTATGAGTGAAAGGTGACACGATGAGCCTGACAATCCGTTTAACCGGCACCGGCGGCGCCCAGCTGGTGCCCGTCTTCGGCTGCGACTGCGCGGCCTGCCGCCGCGCCCGCCGCGAGGAGAGCCACCGCCGCCGCCCCTGTAGCGGCGTGGTCACGTTCAACAGCGCCGTGACACTGCTTGATGCCGGACGACCGGATCTGATGGAACATCATCCTGCCGGTAGTTTTCAGCAGGTGCTGCTGACCCACTACCATCTGGATCATGTGCAGGGGCTGTTTCCGCTGCGCTGGGGAGTCGGCGCGTCGATCCCGGTCTATGGCCCGCCGGACGACGCCGGCTGCGACGATCTGCTCAAGCACCCCGGCCTGCTCGATTTTAGCCATACCGTCACGCCGTTTGTGGTGTTTGACCTGCAGGGGTTGCGGGTAACGCCCCTGCCGCTCAACCACTCGAAGCTCACCTTCGGTTATCTGCTGGAGTCGGCCCACAGCCGGGTGGCCTGGCTCTCGGATACCGCCGGGCTGCCGGACAAGACGCTGAAGTTTTTACTTAACAACCGCCCGCAGGCGATGATCATCGATTGCAGTCATGAGCCGCGCGCGCAGACCCCGCGTAACCACAACGACCTAAACACCGTCCGCCACCTTAACCAGGTGATTGGCTGTCCTCGGGTGATCCTCACCCATATCAGCCACCAGTTAGATGTCTGGATGATGGATAACCCGCTGCCGACAGGTTTCGAAGCGGGCTATGACGGGATGGAAATCGTGCTGGATTAAGTGCTGGTCCGTTGCGGGGCGATCAGTAGCTATCATCCAGACGACGCTGGTCGCTTTCTAACTGACGACGATCCTGATCGAGCTGACGCTGGCGTTCATCCAGCTGGCGGCGGCGGTCGTCAAGCTGGCGCTGGCGATCGTTATATTGCTGCTGATTATCCCTACGCTGCTGGCGGCTGCCCTGATAGCTGCCATCATCATACCGGCCATCGTCATCGTATCTGTCGTCGTCATCGGAGCGACTGCTGCCCGGGTTATAGGCGTCGTTAATGGCTTGCTGAATATTGCCGATCGCGTCATCGATAATATCGGCGCGAGCGGCCAGGCTGGTCAGCGACAGGGTGCAAAAGAACAGTGCGGTTGCGTAACGTTTCATCGGGGCCAATCTCGTCAGAGTCCTGCCGCTACCTTAATCAAGCGTACACCCCCCGAGTAGCGGAGGAATCTCAAATCCTCGCGTACGCCGCGCTCAGCGCCTGCGCCAGCTGGGCGCGGGTAAACGGCTTACGCAGCCACTCTACCTCCGGCAGGGCCGGGTTCTGCGCCGGACGCAAATCCTGGCCGCTGATCAGCAGCACCGGTAGTGCCGGAAAGCGGCGTCGGGCGGTATGGATCACGTCGGCGCCGCTCAGGGCGCCGGGCAACATCAGATCGCTAATCAACAGGGCGATATCCGGCGACGCCGCCAGCAGCTGCAACGCCTCTTCACCGCTGGCGGTTTCCAGCGTCAGCCAGCCCAGCTGATGCAGCTGTTCACATAGCGTCTGGCGGACATCCTCTTCATCTTCCAGCACCAGCGCCAGCCGCTCGCCCGCCGGGGGCGGCTCGTCCACCGCTGGCGCCACCTCCTTCTCAACCTCGGTCAACGCTCGCGGCAGCTGCAGCCGCACCGTCGTCCCCTGCCCCGGCGCGCTCTCCAGCGCCACCCGGCCGCCAGACTGGCGCACAAAGCCATACACCATCGACAGCCCCAGGCCACTGCCGCTGCCGGTGGCTTTGGTGGTGAAGAAAGGTTCAAACACCCGGGCTTTCACCGCCTGCGACATCCCGCTGCCATGATCGATCACCTCCAGGGCCACCATATCCTGCCGCTGGCCGCTGCTGCGGGTGACCCGCTGATTCCAGGTGCGTATTTTGATGACCCCGCCGCGCCCCGCCATGGCGTCGCGGGCGTTCATCACCAGATTGATCAAGGCGTTTTCCAGCTGGCCAACGTCTATCCATGCCGGCCACGCCGGCGACTGCGCCTCAATCTCCAGGCTTAAGGTCGCCGGCAGGGAGTGACGCATCAGCTCGCTGAGGTTCTCCAGTAGCGGCGCCATCGCCACCGCCTGGGGATGCAGCGCCTGCTTGCGCGAAAAGGCCAGCAGCCGCTGGGTCAGAAGCGCCCCACGCTCCGCCGCCTTCAGCGCCCTGGAGAGGCGCGGCGCATCGCGCGCATCCGGCTCCACCAGCTCAAGACTGCCGATAATCACCGCCAGCAGGTTGTTAAAGTCATGCGCCAGACCTCCGGTCAGCTGGCCGACGGCCTTCATCTTCTGACTATGCAGCAGCGCCTCCTCCAGCTCCTGGCGCTTAATCCGATCGATCTCCATCTGGTTGGTCTTCTCTTTCAGCAGCCGGGTGGTGTGCTCCAGCGACGCCATATTGCGGGCGAAAACGTTAAAGGCCCGCGCCAGCTCCCCCAGCTCGTCGCGCCGCTGCAGGGCCGGCACCGAGACGTTCGGCTCTCCCTGAGCCAGCCGCGACATCGCCAGGGAGATGGCGGTCAGGTTCGAGCCGAGGTTACGGTAGATATACCATCCTGCGCAGCCGGTGATCGCCAGCGCCAGCAGCGCGGAAAGCAGGATAAACATGCTGATGGAGCGCAGCTCGCGATGGCTCTGCGCCGCCCGCTGCTCGGAGGCTTGCGCCACGCGGGTCACGTACTGATTGATGTCCTCGTTAAGCAACGCGACCAGCGCTTTGATGTGGTACATGTACCAGCTGATCGTCAGGTCGCTCTCCTCCAGCTGGGCCGACAGCGGGGCCAGCGTCGCCAGCTCCCGGGTAACGTCGGGCAGGAAAAACGCCAGCGCGGGATCGGCGCTATGGGCCGGCAGGTCGCCGCGCAGCTGGTCGAGCTGCAGGACGATCGACCG contains the following coding sequences:
- a CDS encoding carbon-phosphorus lyase complex subunit PhnI, whose product is MYVAVKGGEKAILAAHALQEQKRRGDGRLPELSVDQIGDQLSLAVDRVMTEGGIADRELAALALKQASGDNVEAIFLLRAYRTTLARLAVSEPVNTAEMRLERRISAVYKDIPGGQLLGPTYDYTHRLLDFTLLANGEAPSVQQADGEAQPSPHVFHLLAQQGLAKAEQDHGTPPDDITRTPPVYPCSRSSRLQQLMRGDEGYLLALAYSTQRGYGRNHPFAGEIRSGYVQVEIVPEELGFSVNIGELLLTECEMVNGFVAPQAEPPHFTRGYGLTFGMSERKAMAMALIDRALQAPDYGEEIAGPAQDEEFVLAHADNVEAAGFVSHLKLPHYVDFQAELALLKRLQRENERG
- a CDS encoding alpha-D-ribose 1-methylphosphonate 5-phosphate C-P-lyase PhnJ, coding for MANPLTGYNFAYLDEQTKRMIRRAILKAVAIPGYQVPFGGREMPMPYGWGTGGIQLTASVIGENDVLKVIDQGADDTTNAVSIRQFFKRVTGVATTERTEDATLIQTRHRIPETPLAEDQILIYQVPIPEPLRFIEPRETETRTMHALEEYGIMQVKLYEDIARFGHIATTYAYPVKVNGRYVMDPSPIPKFDNPKMHMMPALQLFGAGREKRIYAVPPYTPVESLDFDDHPFTVQEWDEPCAICGSRHSYLDEVVLDDSGQRMFVCSDTDYCRQQSEGQKK
- the phnK gene encoding phosphonate C-P lyase system protein PhnK; this encodes MNQPLLAVNNLTHLYAPDKGFRNVSFELWPGEVLGIVGESGSGKTTLLKAISARLTPQQGEVLYQQRSLYAMSEAERRRLLRTEWGVVHQHPMDGLRRQVSAGGNIGERLMATGARHYGNIRATAEKWLQEVEIPPSRIDDLPTTFSGGMQQRLQIARNLVTQPKLVFMDEPTGGLDVSVQARLLDLLRGLAVELNLAVVIVTHDLGVARLLANRLLVMKQGQVVESGLTDRVLDDPHHPYTQLLVSSVLQN
- the phnL gene encoding phosphonate C-P lyase system protein PhnL, coding for MIRVENIHKTFVLHQQHGVRLPVLADASLTVNAGECVVLHGHSGSGKSTLLRSLYANYLPDSGHIHIRHGDEWVDLVTATPRKVLEVRKTTIGWVSQFLRVIPRISALEVVMQPLLDLGMPREASAAKAAQLLTRLNVPERLWHLAPSTFSGGEQQRVNIARGFAVDYPILLLDEPTASLDAKNSAAVVNLIHDAKARGAAIVGIFHDEGVRRQVADRLHSMGMTA
- the phnM gene encoding alpha-D-ribose 1-methylphosphonate 5-triphosphate diphosphatase; the encoded protein is MIINNVKLVLDDDVVHGSLEVQHGRILAFAESQSRLPQALDGEGGWLLPGLIELHTDNLDKFFTPRPKVDWPAHSAMSSHDAMMVASGITTVLDAVAIGDVRDGGDRLENLEKMVNAVEETQKRGLNRAEHRLHLRCELPHHTTLPLFEKLIERESVSMVSLMDHSPGQRQYADRSKYRDYYQGKYHLTNDEMDRFEAEQMALAATWSQPNRQTIAAMCRARRIALASHDDATEAHVAESHQLGSVIAEFPTTLAAAQASRQHGMHVLMGAPNIVRGGSHSGNVAAHQLASHGLLDILSSDYYPASLLDAAFRIADAEDNAFTLAQAIRLVSQHPAQALGLDDRGVIAEGKRADLVLAHRRGEHIHIDHVWRQGKRVF
- the phnN gene encoding ribose 1,5-bisphosphokinase, whose product is MPGKLIWLVGPSGSGKDSLLAALRQREHPQLLVAHRYITRPFNAGSENHIALSEHEFFTRAEQHLFALSWHANNTYYGIGVEIDLWLHAGFDVVVNGSRAHLALARERYGEVLVPICLAVSPPVLRQRLEQRGRENALEIAQRLDRAARYKPDNCLTLNNDGSLRQSVDDFFRLLRSHVARVEDQPV
- the phnP gene encoding phosphonate metabolism protein PhnP encodes the protein MSLTIRLTGTGGAQLVPVFGCDCAACRRARREESHRRRPCSGVVTFNSAVTLLDAGRPDLMEHHPAGSFQQVLLTHYHLDHVQGLFPLRWGVGASIPVYGPPDDAGCDDLLKHPGLLDFSHTVTPFVVFDLQGLRVTPLPLNHSKLTFGYLLESAHSRVAWLSDTAGLPDKTLKFLLNNRPQAMIIDCSHEPRAQTPRNHNDLNTVRHLNQVIGCPRVILTHISHQLDVWMMDNPLPTGFEAGYDGMEIVLD
- the yjdP gene encoding DDRRRQL repeat protein YjdP, with the translated sequence MKRYATALFFCTLSLTSLAARADIIDDAIGNIQQAINDAYNPGSSRSDDDDRYDDDGRYDDGSYQGSRQQRRDNQQQYNDRQRQLDDRRRQLDERQRQLDQDRRQLESDQRRLDDSY
- a CDS encoding ATP-binding protein; this translates as MTARRHPFFTSARGRLLSFNLLMGVVTLLVSGVAVFGFHHASQLQEQVQRQTLNDMRGSMDLARDTANVATAAVRLSQVVGALEYKSEAERLLATQQALKHSLAQLAAAPLAQQEQARVANIIRRSNALQQSVAEMLERGQRRHLQRNALLSSLYQNQSNLRHLADLNDRGGNKAIDPRRLAEMDRLIVAAIHTVTPRSIVLQLDQLRGDLPAHSADPALAFFLPDVTRELATLAPLSAQLEESDLTISWYMYHIKALVALLNEDINQYVTRVAQASEQRAAQSHRELRSISMFILLSALLALAITGCAGWYIYRNLGSNLTAISLAMSRLAQGEPNVSVPALQRRDELGELARAFNVFARNMASLEHTTRLLKEKTNQMEIDRIKRQELEEALLHSQKMKAVGQLTGGLAHDFNNLLAVIIGSLELVEPDARDAPRLSRALKAAERGALLTQRLLAFSRKQALHPQAVAMAPLLENLSELMRHSLPATLSLEIEAQSPAWPAWIDVGQLENALINLVMNARDAMAGRGGVIKIRTWNQRVTRSSGQRQDMVALEVIDHGSGMSQAVKARVFEPFFTTKATGSGSGLGLSMVYGFVRQSGGRVALESAPGQGTTVRLQLPRALTEVEKEVAPAVDEPPPAGERLALVLEDEEDVRQTLCEQLHQLGWLTLETASGEEALQLLAASPDIALLISDLMLPGALSGADVIHTARRRFPALPVLLISGQDLRPAQNPALPEVEWLRKPFTRAQLAQALSAAYARI